From a single Candidatus Methylomirabilota bacterium genomic region:
- a CDS encoding SDR family oxidoreductase — protein sequence MKLKDRVAIVTGAGSGIGQATALLFAQEGARVGVVDLDADAARGTAQQIEKAGGQALALTADVSRSEDNRQAIGKAVAAWGRLDIFYANAGVPQWPGAVEEVDESVFDRIMAVNVKGVFLGAKHAVPVMKKQKSGVFLITGSTAALKPRPGGQCYAASKGAVTTMTQSLALELAPFGIRVVVIAPVATETPMLPTFMGKKEVDEEGMRRYVATVPLGRLNQPADIAKAALFLASDDAAMVTGSCFLVDGGRCA from the coding sequence ATGAAGCTCAAGGACAGGGTCGCCATCGTCACGGGCGCGGGCTCGGGTATAGGCCAGGCCACTGCGCTGCTCTTCGCCCAGGAAGGCGCGCGGGTGGGCGTGGTGGACCTCGACGCCGACGCCGCTCGCGGGACGGCACAGCAGATCGAGAAGGCCGGCGGCCAGGCTCTGGCCCTGACCGCCGATGTCAGCCGCAGCGAGGACAATCGCCAGGCGATCGGCAAGGCGGTCGCGGCGTGGGGCCGGCTCGACATCTTCTACGCCAACGCCGGCGTACCGCAGTGGCCCGGGGCCGTGGAGGAGGTGGACGAGAGCGTCTTCGACCGGATCATGGCCGTCAACGTCAAGGGTGTTTTCCTGGGGGCCAAGCATGCCGTGCCCGTCATGAAGAAGCAGAAGAGCGGTGTCTTTCTCATCACGGGCTCGACGGCGGCCCTCAAGCCGCGCCCCGGCGGCCAGTGCTATGCGGCCTCCAAGGGCGCCGTGACCACCATGACGCAGAGCCTGGCCCTCGAGCTGGCGCCCTTCGGCATCCGGGTCGTCGTCATCGCGCCCGTGGCCACCGAGACGCCCATGCTGCCCACCTTCATGGGCAAGAAGGAGGTGGACGAGGAAGGCATGCGGCGCTACGTCGCCACGGTGCCGCTGGGCCGGCTCAACCAGCCCGCGGACATCGCCAAGGCCGCCCTCTTCCTGGCCTCCGACGACGCGGCCATGGTCACGGGGAGCTGCTTCCTGGTCGACGGAGGCCGCTGCGCGTGA
- a CDS encoding peroxiredoxin family protein, which translates to MSDNKTLGVGDTAPEFTMKTIGLKEVSLKDFKGKRVVLLFYVLDWTPGUSKCMPAFDRRAKDFEAVNAQVLGISTDSPFSHENWAKSVGISNYPLLSDVHRTVSKDYGVYWPDWNANVRATFIVDKQGKVVFAERYGKGELPDPDKILEELSKLP; encoded by the coding sequence ATGAGTGACAACAAGACGCTCGGGGTGGGGGACACCGCGCCCGAGTTCACCATGAAGACCATCGGGCTCAAGGAGGTCAGCCTGAAGGACTTCAAGGGCAAGAGGGTCGTGCTCCTGTTCTACGTGCTCGACTGGACGCCCGGCTGATCCAAGTGCATGCCCGCCTTCGATCGTCGCGCCAAGGACTTCGAGGCGGTCAATGCCCAGGTGCTGGGTATAAGCACGGACAGCCCGTTCAGCCACGAGAACTGGGCGAAGTCGGTGGGCATCTCGAACTATCCGCTCCTCTCGGACGTGCACCGGACGGTCAGCAAGGACTACGGCGTCTACTGGCCGGACTGGAATGCCAACGTGCGCGCCACCTTCATCGTCGACAAGCAGGGCAAGGTCGTCTTTGCCGAGCGCTATGGCAAGGGCGAGCTTCCCGACCCGGACAAGATCCTCGAGGAGCTCAGCAAGCTCCCATAG
- a CDS encoding EamA family transporter — MPGPGQTGAYAALALIAALWGSYPAFAKLALSAFPPLVLVTLRCSIASVFLGALLARRGWSEFNALRLRDLGPLAFLGFAGIFVSTGATYLALAFTTASNAVLLQPVTPVMVAIGARLYLKERLAPIQWTGVACSAAGVVLIISKGSWRAVMHLDLRPGDFILLAGQIGWTIYTVYGQRVLTRHSPAVATTAAYILGSIMLLPLPLLTASFFPRPNLASPVAWTVVGYQAILGSVAHVWWYEAVRALGPSRSAIFLNLQPVVGVLLAWVMLGERIGGLALVGGAAVLTGVTLTSRRPAGR; from the coding sequence GTGCCCGGTCCGGGTCAAACCGGCGCCTACGCCGCCCTCGCGCTGATCGCCGCCCTCTGGGGCTCCTATCCCGCCTTCGCCAAGCTGGCGCTATCGGCATTTCCCCCGCTCGTCCTGGTGACTCTCCGTTGCAGCATCGCGTCCGTGTTCCTCGGCGCCTTGCTCGCGCGGCGCGGATGGAGCGAGTTCAACGCCCTCCGTCTCCGCGACCTCGGCCCCTTGGCCTTCCTGGGATTCGCGGGAATCTTCGTCTCGACGGGCGCGACCTATCTGGCCCTCGCCTTCACTACGGCCTCGAACGCCGTGCTGCTCCAGCCCGTGACGCCGGTGATGGTCGCCATCGGCGCCCGGCTATATCTCAAGGAGCGGCTGGCTCCCATACAGTGGACGGGCGTGGCCTGCTCGGCGGCCGGGGTCGTTCTCATCATCAGCAAGGGGAGCTGGCGGGCCGTCATGCACCTCGATCTTCGCCCGGGCGACTTCATCCTGCTCGCGGGACAGATTGGATGGACGATCTATACGGTCTACGGCCAGCGGGTGCTGACCCGGCATTCGCCCGCCGTGGCGACCACGGCGGCCTATATCCTCGGCTCCATCATGCTGCTGCCTCTGCCGCTCCTGACCGCAAGCTTCTTTCCGCGGCCGAATCTCGCCTCACCCGTGGCGTGGACGGTCGTGGGCTATCAGGCCATTCTCGGCTCGGTGGCGCACGTGTGGTGGTACGAGGCGGTGCGCGCGCTGGGGCCGAGTCGTTCGGCCATATTCCTGAATCTCCAGCCCGTGGTCGGCGTGCTCCTCGCCTGGGTCATGCTCGGAGAGCGGATCGGAGGATTGGCGCTCGTGGGCGGCGCCGCGGTTCTCACCGGCGTCACCCTGACAAGCCGACGGCCAGCAGGCCGCTGA